A portion of the Mycobacterium paraseoulense genome contains these proteins:
- a CDS encoding acyl-CoA dehydrogenase family protein: protein MPTGELDELRAVVRDYLTATSPSETVRKLMATETGYDEASWRQMAGELGLHGIGVPERWGGAGAGMAELAVVFQEMGRALLCSPFFATIAMAAQAILASGDDAAAEEFIAGFVDGSATATLILNGRLGAWDPGAVTLRADRSGGAYRVHGEAPLVIDGHTADVILAAANTEAGISLLAIRAGSEGVRRTPLAGLDRTRKFARLEFGGVRAALIGPEGAAANFLAHTSDLAIVALTAEQVGAAQRCLDMAVDYAKQRIQFGRPIGSFQAIKHRCADMLVQVEGALSAVTHAAEVAHTDDLAATASVAKMVCSEAFLHVALDNMRIHGGIGFTWEHDAHLFVRRAKATQLIFGDPDYHAQRLATLVSATKGPT, encoded by the coding sequence GTGCCGACCGGTGAGCTCGACGAGCTCCGCGCGGTCGTTCGGGACTACCTGACGGCCACATCGCCCAGCGAGACCGTGCGCAAGTTGATGGCGACGGAAACCGGCTACGACGAGGCATCGTGGCGCCAGATGGCCGGCGAATTGGGGCTGCACGGCATCGGGGTTCCCGAGCGGTGGGGCGGGGCGGGTGCGGGCATGGCCGAACTGGCGGTGGTCTTTCAGGAAATGGGGCGCGCGTTGCTGTGCTCCCCCTTCTTCGCCACCATAGCCATGGCGGCCCAGGCCATTCTCGCCAGCGGCGATGATGCCGCGGCCGAAGAGTTCATCGCCGGCTTCGTTGACGGCTCTGCCACCGCAACGCTGATCCTCAACGGCCGCCTTGGCGCCTGGGACCCCGGTGCAGTGACGTTGCGTGCCGACCGCAGCGGCGGCGCCTACCGGGTCCACGGTGAGGCGCCGCTCGTGATCGACGGTCACACCGCGGATGTCATCCTCGCCGCGGCCAACACCGAAGCCGGCATCTCTTTGCTGGCGATTCGGGCCGGGTCAGAGGGGGTCCGCCGGACGCCGCTGGCCGGACTCGACCGCACCCGAAAATTCGCCCGGCTCGAGTTCGGCGGTGTCCGGGCGGCGCTGATCGGCCCGGAGGGGGCCGCGGCCAACTTCCTGGCACACACTTCGGACCTCGCCATCGTGGCGCTGACTGCCGAACAGGTCGGGGCCGCGCAGCGCTGCCTCGACATGGCCGTCGACTACGCCAAGCAACGGATCCAGTTCGGTCGGCCCATCGGCAGTTTCCAGGCGATCAAGCATCGGTGCGCGGACATGTTGGTTCAGGTTGAGGGTGCGCTTTCCGCCGTGACACATGCGGCCGAAGTGGCCCACACCGATGACCTGGCGGCCACCGCATCGGTCGCGAAAATGGTGTGTTCCGAGGCCTTCCTCCACGTCGCGCTCGACAACATGCGCATCCACGGCGGTATCGGCTTCACCTGGGAACACGACGCCCACCTTTTCGTCCGCCGCGCCAAGGCCACCCAGTTGATCTTCGGCGACCCGGACTACCACGCCCAACGACTGGCCACACTTGTCTCCGCAACGAAAGGACCCACGTGA